The Oncorhynchus tshawytscha isolate Ot180627B linkage group LG08, Otsh_v2.0, whole genome shotgun sequence genome window below encodes:
- the LOC112260915 gene encoding protein eva-1 homolog A-like: MNAPPTGSPSQNMEVKVVSQEMALFSNALAAYTFIADQPERVTLVFVSGVCVGLLLTLCALVVQIHCRTDCHYSNRRRHHHQHSNRHHHHHHGDHPCHHHPQPGNPNTSNPGVTTETSRDSESVEWDDGTSDLSARRRRRFERTLLHTSMFTSIEELERAQRVEERERIIQEIWMNGHPDVNTVTRSLNRYY, from the exons ATGAATGCCCCGCCCACAGGAAGCCCCAGCCAAAATATGGAGGTGAAGGTGGTCTCCCAGGAGATGGCTTTGTTTAGCAACGCCCTGGCAGCCTACACCTTCATAGCAG aCCAGCCTGAGCGAGTAACTCTGGTGTttgttagtggtgtgtgtgtgggtctcctcctcaccctctgtgCCCTCGTGGTCCAGATACACTGTCGCACTGACTGTCACTACAGTAACCGACGACGACATCACCATCAGCATAGCAACAggcatcaccaccatcaccatgggGACCATCCCTGTCACCACCATCCCCAACCTGGCAACCCTAACACAAGCAATCCCGGCGTAACCACAGAGACGAGCAGAGACAGCGAATCAGTGGAGTGGGACGACGGGACTTCTGACCTATCGGCTCGACGACGGAGGCGATTTGAGAGAACGCTGCTGCACACTAGCATGTTCACATCCATagaag AGTTGGAGCGAGCTCagagggttgaggagagagagaggatcatacAAGAGATCTGGATGAACGGACATCCCGACGTCAACACTGTCACACGCAGCCTCAACCGATACTACTGA
- the LOC112261159 gene encoding XK-related protein 5 gives MRQFTTARAMASRGGSCVSCCHVCVFAFTAFLIVAERTALIYCFVYYLWVGHNYCYAHWAGLTALFLLPGWGPQLLSWLWYQADGRIRSKDLKWTHILHLGIFRRLWETMTSAREDQCSEIMQQADVSALRLLEALVVTLPQTVLQTYVLICTDVGLSSPVSVCFVLCLLSLAWALVLYARACSLIRPGHLPMSPAAITCRLLWRVSMLGARLATLALFTRLFRQWVLGVIGLHWLGATFWLVSQQSDIIKTPLRWHLFNLVLGAVHIFLFLNVKDGASRCRMAGFYLAMFIENALLLLAGSDFFSAASWDTMGIPTAVFCSFLIGVIALVLYYRFLHPKSFEIFQSIRNHGMGGACADRGSSLSLDEKNHRHGQLVGGGTLLDLPGQWQGWKHHHWLLIRLALKTGDVARISYAYGDGGLAGLLGLREMALPRSPDIPQPSPIVPQPTPNVPQPSPIVPQPSPNVPQVKEVEEVIKAAPARDIISEVRQAVRHEVRPVLSSPSPIQEVKLPLVEVLVEEVRACHHSEPATQQDDSSPPPSDDRDDEDFQSAAYGSPTPSSPRHPDYRHIDSNVVTSSTQGSPSVGSLDIRRGSSPEKRSPSLLVGMGSPQRNFNPAESGTTLYFSADAVSPSSGSYLGWGSELSPISSYRSPYRIREPLFTSTPRQEPRAGPEEPGPGPSTTTTTAITTHARKQLVQFVDHRDKLI, from the exons ATGAGACAATTCACCACGGCCCGGGCCATGGCCAGTCGGGGAGGCTCGTGCGTGTCCTGCTGCCATGTTTGCGTTTTCGCATTTACTGCATTTCTCATTGTGGCTGAGCGGACTGCGC TGATCTACTGTTTTGTGTACTACCTGTGGGTGGGGCATAACTACTGCTACGCGCACTGGGCGGGGCTTACGGCCTTGTTCCTCCTCCCTGGGTGGGGTCCCCAGTTGCTCAGTTGGCTGTGGTACCAGGCGGATGGACGAATACGTAGCAAAGACCTCAAATGGACTCACATCCTGCACCTGGGCATCTTTAGAAG GTTATGGGAGACTATGACGTCCGCTAGAGAGGATCAGTGCAGTGAGATAATGCAGCAGGCTGACGTTTCAGCTCTCCGCCTGTTGGAGGCGCTGGTGGTCACTCTGCCACAGACCGTACTGCAGACCTACGTCCTCATCTGTACAGATGTAGGACTATCTTCACCag tctcagTATGTTTTGTGTTGTGTCTGCTGTCCCTGGCCTGGGCCTTGGTGTTGTATGCCAGAGCCTGTTCCCTCATCAGACCTGGACATCTCCCCATGTCCCCTGCTGCTATCACCTGTAGACTGCTCTGGAGG GTCAGCATGTTGGGTGCACGTCTCGCCACCCTCGCACTCTTTACACGCCTGTTCCGTCAGTGGGTCCTTGGAGTTATtg GTCTTCACTGGTTGGGTGCTACGTTCTGGTTGGTGTCTCAGCAGAGTGACATCATCAAAACACCGCTGCGCTGGCACCTGTTCAACCTGGTGCTGGGAGCTGTtcacatcttcctcttcctcaacGTCAAGGACGGAGCCTCCCGATGCCGCATGGCCGGATTCTACCTG GCCATGTTTATCGAGAACGCTCTTCTTCTGCTGGCAGGTTCCGACTTCTTCAGTGCTGCATCATGGGATACCATGGGTATCCCAACCGCTGTGTTCTGTAGTTTCCTCAttg GTGTGATAGCTCTAGTGCTGTACTACCGGTTCCTCCACCCCAAATCCTTTGAGATCTTCCAGAGCATACGTAACCATGGAATGGGCGGTGCTTGTGCAGACCGGGGCTCTTCTCTCTCATTGGATGAGAAGAACCATCGCCACGGTCAACTTGTTGGGGGCGGTACTTTGTTGGACCTCCCTGGCCAATGGCAAGGCTGGAAGCACCACCACTGGCTGCTCATTCGCCTAGCCCTGAAGACGGGGGATGTGGCTAGAATAAGCTACGCTTATGGCGATGGCGGATTGGCCGGGCTGCTGGGACTGCGGGAAATGGCTCTGCCAAGGTCCCCGGACATTCCGCAACCTTCTCCCATTGTTCCACAACCTACTCCCAACGTTCCACAACCTTCTCCCATTGTTCCACAACCTTCTCCCAACGTTCCCCAGGtcaaagaggtggaggag GTGATAAAGGCAGCCCCAGCAAGAGACATCATCAGTGAGGTGAGACAGGCGGTGAGACATGAGGTGAGACCGgtgctgtcctctccctctcccatccaggAGGTCAAGCTGCCTCTGGTGGAGGTCCTAGTTGAGGAGGTCAGAGCCTGCCACCACTCAGAGCCTGCCACCCAGCAGGATGACTCCAGCCCCCCTCCCTCCGATGATCGAGACGACGAAGACTTCCAGAGCGCCGCCTATGGCTCCCCCACACCCTCGTCCCCCAGGCACCCAGACTACCGACACATCGACAGCAACGTGGTCACCTCCAGCACCCAAGGGTCACCTTCCGTGGGGTCACTCGATATCAGACGTGGTTCGTCTCCAGAGAAAAGGTCACCGTCCCTGCTGGTGGGCATGGGAAGCCCCCAGCGGAACTTTAATCCTGCAGAGTCCGGCACCACCTTGTATTTCAGCGCTGACGCAGTCTCCCCGTCCAGCGGCAGCTACCTGGGCTGGGGCTCTGAGCTGTCACCCATCTCCAGCTACCGGAGCCCCTACCGCATCAGGGAGCCCCTCTTCACCTCTACACCCAGACAGGAGCCTCGTGCTGGGCCTGAGGAACCAGGCCCTGGCccctctactaccaccaccaccgccatcaCCACCCATGCTAGAAAACAACTGGTCCAGTTTGTAGACCACAGAGATAAATTGATCTAG